CCCATCAGCTTTAATGATAATATCGCCCTTCTTAATTTCATCTTGATGTGAAACTTTCGCGACATAAACGCCATCCGTGCGGTCAGTATGCAAATCGTCTTTATAGCGTTCAGGAATATCACTTAAATTAATTAATCCTACGCCGATAGAAGGGCGGTCAACTTTCCCGTGTTTAACAAGTTGTTCTATTGTTAATTTCACTTCGTTGCTAGGAATCGCAAAGCCGATTCCTTCAACTTGATCGCTGGAAATTTTCATTGAGTTGATACCCACTAAATCACCATTAATATTGACTAAAGCACCTCCAGAGTTACCTGGGTTGATTGCCGCATCTGTTTGCAGCACATTTACTTTATTTGAACCTTCAGAAGTTTCTGTATCAATGGTACGTTCATTAGCTGAAATGATACCAGAAGTTACAGTGTTCGCAAATTCTAATCCTAAAGGGTTACCAATTGCGAAGACACTGTCTCCAGTTTTGACTTTTGAAGAGTCAGCAAAGTTGATTGCTTTAGTGCCGGGTGCGTTATCAATTTTAAGTACCGCAATATCAGTTAAAGCATCTTTACCGATTAATCTGGCTTTCACTTGCTTAGAATCATGTAATTGCACTTTAATTTCACTCGCACCGTCGACCACGTGATTATTGGTTACAATATATGCGCCTTGGCCAGATTTCTGGTAAATAACTCCAGAACCGATACCCGCTTCTTGCGACTTCCCAGCACTGCCATTAAAGAAGTCTTCTAAGCTTTGAGCCTTTTGCATATTAATGACACCTACTATAGTGGGTGAGACATCATTCAACATTTGATTGACTGTTTTATATTTTTCACTTTTTCCATCAAGCACATTTCCGCCTTTAGTTTGCGTAGATTCATTTACTTGGGATCCTTCATTTGCATGATTGGTTAGCATTCCGCCGAGTTTAACCGCACCTAATACGAGAAGCGCTCCGATAATACCTGAGAGTAAGGCGATTAAAACAACACGGAACCAAGGGAATCTGTTTCTAGGCGAGGGTCTGTGCTGACCATTTCGATTGTCGTAATCTGTCATCCTAAACCTCCATTTAATTTTCTTAATGATATTATCTAATGATTTGGCATTTAATTCTAGTAATTTGATAATATTTCATTAATAGGATGTCATTTTATTCTTTAATTTAAGTAAAAAAAGAAAAGAAAGGCTTGCGAATTAACTTGTTGTCATGAAAGCATAATGATAAAATTTGAGTAGTAAACATTCAATATAGTAGGTGACAAAATGTATAAATTTATCAGCAGCATTCTGTATTGGATATTAGTCAAAAAGTGTAAATCACTCAACGTCTATGGCAAAGAAAATGTACCGCAATTACATCGTTATGTCGTAACATGTAATCACGAAAGCTATAATGAGGTTATTATGCTAGGAATGGCTCTTTATCCAAATCAAATTCATTACATGGCTAAAAAAGAACTTTTTAATAATAAATTATTTGGCAATTTTTTAAAATCACTGAACGCCTTTCCGGTTGATCGTGAAAATCCAGGCCCAAGTACGATTAAAACACCAGTTAATTTATTGAAAAAGAATAAAACAATCGGCATGTTCCCAGCCGGCCACAGAACTACAGAAGAAACACCATTGAAACGTGGTGCAGCAACGATTGCGATGTTGGCAAAAGTTCCGATTGTACCCGCAGCATATGTAGGTCCGGATAAAATTATAGGATTAGTTACAGGCAAAGCGCACATCAAATTTGGAGAACCGATTGATACCGCTAATTTGCCGGACCATTTAAAGAAACGTAATGAAAAAGTAGACTATATTACGCAAGAAGTCACAAAGCGTACACGAGCATTACAGCAAGAACTGAATCAATTGAAATAAAATATATTTCAGACGGCGTCTTTTCTCGGTGTTATATAAAATCAGTATTGATAAACATCACGAAAGGCGTCTTTTTTCAAACTTTTTAATTAAGCGTTTTCATACATACTTAAATATATAGAAATAAGGTGAAGCAAATGTATAACTTTTTACAGCGTTTAGGACGCTCGCTGATGTTGCCGGTTGCAGTTTTGCCCGCAGCCGCAATACTGATCGGAATAGGTAATGCTATCAAAGCCTTTCAAGCAAATTCCACAATAGGTCAATTTATTTTCAACTGCGGAATTGTAATTATGGAAAATCTCGGTATCCTTTTTGCCATAGGGGTAGCACTTGGCATGGCCAAGAAAAATGATGGGGCCGTCACCTTGGCAGCAGTAGTTGGTTTCTTTGTCGTAACTGGTGTACTTTCTCCAGAAAAGCTTACAGAAGTGCTCCACATCAAAGAAAGTAGTCTCAATGAGGCATTTACCGCTATGAATGGACAAAATGTCTTTGTAGGACTGATCGTCGGTTTAATTGCCGCTTATTCTTATAATAAGTTCAGCAGCACTGAATTACCCACCGCACTGTCCTTTTTCAGCGGAAAACGCTTAGTACCGATTATGACAGCGCTCTTTTCATCCATACTGGCCATCATTTTCTTTTTCGTCTGGCCGTTTGTGTATGATGCTATAGTTGCATTCGGGAAGTGGATTATTAACTTTGGACCATTTGGCGCCTTCTTATACGGCTTCTTTAACCGTTTATTAATTCCAACAGGATTGCATCATGCCTTGAACTCTGTATTTTGGTTCAACCTCGCTGGAATTGACGATGTGGCTAAATTCCAAACCGGACATGGAGCAGTTAAAGGCATAACAGGCCGCTATATGGCTGGCTTCTTCCCAGTCATGATGTTCGGTATTCCAGCTGCAGCACTAGCAATGTATCATACAGCTAAGACGACACAGAAGAAACGCGTAGCAGGATTAATGCTCGCTGGTTCCATTTCAGCCTTCTTTGTCGGCGTGACTGAACCCATTGAATTTGCATTCATGTTTGTAGCACCTATGCTATTCGTTATTCACGCAATACTTACCGGTCTATCACTCATGATAGCTGCTATCTTCCATTGGACAGCAGGCTTTGCATTCAGCGCCGGACTTATCGACTTTGTACTGTCACTCTTAAACCCAGTGGCCAACCATCCAATGATGCTCATGGTCCAAGGCGTCGTATTCTTTATCATCTACTATGTTGTGTTCCGAGCAGTCATTCAAATCTTCAACTTGAATACACCTGGACGCGGAGAAGACGAAATTGGTGATCCTGTAGTAGAAACCCCTTCAACTTCTACTATGGAAAAAGAAAACCCTAAGAGAGAGCCACGTAAATATGAGAGTATGTCTGCTCAAATTATTGACGGTCTCGGCGGAAAAGAGAATATTAGATCGTTGACGAATTGTGCGACAAGATTACGCTTAGAAGTAGAAGATGTCCATAAATTAGATGAAAATAAAATCACTCAAGCAGGTGCGGTAGGCATAACGACAAGCGGACAACACAATGTTCAAGTCATTATAGGGACTCATGTGCAGCAAGTAGCAGATGAAGTAGAACAGCAATTAGAACAACAATAAATGAAATAACAGCAGAGCGGAGTATAAATCTTTTCTAAAGGTTTACTTCGCTCTATTGCTTATTTAAGTATTCATTTGTATAATGATACTCATTAATCTGAATTTTCTGAAGTAGGTGCGTAAATTATGAAAGCAGTATTATTTGATGTGGACGGTGTATTTTTAAGTGAAGAACGCTGTTTCGATGTCTCAGCATTAACCGTATATGAAATATTGATGAGCAATCAATTTTTGAAGTTAATGCCGACAGTTAATTTTAACAAAATAACGAATAGCGAAATTAATTTAATACGCCAAGTAGTATTTGATCAAGATAGGATTTTGAATGCTATGAAATCCAGGGGGCTAAATTCTAATTGGGATATGCTCTTTATCACACTCTCTATCCATTTGATAGAATTATTGAAACAAGTATCACCAGAAGAAAGAACTTCATTTTTAACGGCTCATCCTTTTACAGATGTGACGCTTCAAGAATTAGGTGCATTGGTGAGCGACAGAAATTTAGATTTTATCAAACCGCTTCATTTTATGGAAAATGCAGAAGCGGGGAAATCACAAATTTATCGCGATTTAAGAAAATATGCTGAACAAGAATTAGAAACGACACATACAGAACTATTTGAAATACGTAGTCCTTTATGGGAAATTGCACAAGAGGTCTATCAAGAATGGTATTTAGGATGTCGTTTATATCGGAAAGTAGAGGATAAATTACCGCGCAGTGATTTTAAGACAGGGTATATTTATCAAGAAGAAGAACTGGCATCAATTGAGCAAATTCAAACGTTGCTTAAAGACTTAAAGTCAGCAGGCTATCAACTTGCCATTGCAACTGGACGTCCTAGAACTGAAACACTAGTACCTTTTGAAGATAAAGGACTAGCCGGATATTTTGATGAACATCATATTGCGACGGCTTCTGAAGTGTTGATGGCGGAAGAACAATTTCCTAAGTTGAAACCTTTAGGAAAACCCAATCCATTCAGTTATATTACCGCTTATAATGGAAACGATGCATCGCATTATCAAGAATATGCTGAGAATCAAGAGAATGTTTTCTCATCAGAAGATATTTATATTGTAGGTGATTCTTTGGCAGATTTATTCAGTGCCGATGTAACAGGCGCAACCTTTATAGGAACGCTGACCGGGTTGAAAGGTAAAGAGGCAAAAAGCGAATTGAAAGCACATCATGCAGATTATATCGTGAATAATGTATTAGATATCCGAAAAATATTATTATAAAGATTGAAAAATACGAGTGAGAAATAGCGAAGAGAGTTAGAACATTGCTTTGTTCTAACTCTCTTTATCTATATTTAGTAAATATTTACTGTTACTTATTTACTTAAATCTACAAACTGAATAGATTTAAAGCCGTCAATTTGGAAGAGGGCTTTTATAATGTCTTCAGAAACCGTATGGTCAACAGAAATAATCATCATGGCATCTCCGCCTTCTTCAGCACGCCCTAAATGCATAGATGCAATATTGATATCATATTCTCCTAAAATTTGACCGGTTCTGCCTACAATTC
Above is a genomic segment from Staphylococcus piscifermentans containing:
- a CDS encoding lysophospholipid acyltransferase family protein, translated to MYKFISSILYWILVKKCKSLNVYGKENVPQLHRYVVTCNHESYNEVIMLGMALYPNQIHYMAKKELFNNKLFGNFLKSLNAFPVDRENPGPSTIKTPVNLLKKNKTIGMFPAGHRTTEETPLKRGAATIAMLAKVPIVPAAYVGPDKIIGLVTGKAHIKFGEPIDTANLPDHLKKRNEKVDYITQEVTKRTRALQQELNQLK
- the nagE gene encoding N-acetylglucosamine-specific PTS transporter subunit IIBC, whose protein sequence is MYNFLQRLGRSLMLPVAVLPAAAILIGIGNAIKAFQANSTIGQFIFNCGIVIMENLGILFAIGVALGMAKKNDGAVTLAAVVGFFVVTGVLSPEKLTEVLHIKESSLNEAFTAMNGQNVFVGLIVGLIAAYSYNKFSSTELPTALSFFSGKRLVPIMTALFSSILAIIFFFVWPFVYDAIVAFGKWIINFGPFGAFLYGFFNRLLIPTGLHHALNSVFWFNLAGIDDVAKFQTGHGAVKGITGRYMAGFFPVMMFGIPAAALAMYHTAKTTQKKRVAGLMLAGSISAFFVGVTEPIEFAFMFVAPMLFVIHAILTGLSLMIAAIFHWTAGFAFSAGLIDFVLSLLNPVANHPMMLMVQGVVFFIIYYVVFRAVIQIFNLNTPGRGEDEIGDPVVETPSTSTMEKENPKREPRKYESMSAQIIDGLGGKENIRSLTNCATRLRLEVEDVHKLDENKITQAGAVGITTSGQHNVQVIIGTHVQQVADEVEQQLEQQ
- a CDS encoding S1C family serine protease; its protein translation is MTDYDNRNGQHRPSPRNRFPWFRVVLIALLSGIIGALLVLGAVKLGGMLTNHANEGSQVNESTQTKGGNVLDGKSEKYKTVNQMLNDVSPTIVGVINMQKAQSLEDFFNGSAGKSQEAGIGSGVIYQKSGQGAYIVTNNHVVDGASEIKVQLHDSKQVKARLIGKDALTDIAVLKIDNAPGTKAINFADSSKVKTGDSVFAIGNPLGLEFANTVTSGIISANERTIDTETSEGSNKVNVLQTDAAINPGNSGGALVNINGDLVGINSMKISSDQVEGIGFAIPSNEVKLTIEQLVKHGKVDRPSIGVGLINLSDIPERYKDDLHTDRTDGVYVAKVSHQDEIKKGDIIIKADGKAIKDDASLRSYLYANKKPGESMKITVLRDGKEKEVTVTLGKK
- a CDS encoding HAD family hydrolase, giving the protein MKAVLFDVDGVFLSEERCFDVSALTVYEILMSNQFLKLMPTVNFNKITNSEINLIRQVVFDQDRILNAMKSRGLNSNWDMLFITLSIHLIELLKQVSPEERTSFLTAHPFTDVTLQELGALVSDRNLDFIKPLHFMENAEAGKSQIYRDLRKYAEQELETTHTELFEIRSPLWEIAQEVYQEWYLGCRLYRKVEDKLPRSDFKTGYIYQEEELASIEQIQTLLKDLKSAGYQLAIATGRPRTETLVPFEDKGLAGYFDEHHIATASEVLMAEEQFPKLKPLGKPNPFSYITAYNGNDASHYQEYAENQENVFSSEDIYIVGDSLADLFSADVTGATFIGTLTGLKGKEAKSELKAHHADYIVNNVLDIRKILL